A genomic stretch from Prochlorococcus marinus str. MIT 9312 includes:
- the psbC gene encoding photosystem II reaction center protein CP43 has protein sequence METPFNNLLRAPNQSIEETGYAWYVGNARLINLSGRLLGAHIAHAGLIVFWAGAMMLFEVNHFTFDKPMWEQGLICMPHVAMFGYGIGPGGEVTDIMPFFQAGVVHLIASAVLGFGGIYHSLAGPEKLEEAFPFFSTDWRDKNQMTNILGYHLCVLGVGALAWTVNWCFIGGAYDTWAPGGGEVRLVNPTLDPRVILGYLFRSPWGGAGSIIGVNSIEDIVGGHVYVGVTAIIGGIFHIFTKPFGWARRAFIWNGEGLLSYALGGICVASFIASTFIWFNNTAYPSEFYGPTNAEASQAQSFTFLVRDQRIGANVGTTMGPTGLGKYLMRSPTGEIIFGGETMRFWDFRGPWLEPLRGPNGLSLEKIQNDIQPWQVRRAAEYMTHAPNASINSVGGIITEPNAVNFVNLRQWLAAAQFFLGWFTFIGHLWHAGRARAAAAGFEKGIDRKSEPALEMPDLD, from the coding sequence GTGGAAACGCCCTTTAATAATTTATTAAGAGCTCCAAACCAAAGTATTGAAGAGACTGGTTATGCCTGGTATGTAGGTAACGCTAGACTAATCAATTTATCTGGACGTTTATTAGGAGCTCACATCGCTCACGCTGGACTTATAGTCTTCTGGGCAGGAGCAATGATGCTTTTTGAGGTTAATCATTTTACTTTTGATAAACCAATGTGGGAGCAAGGTCTAATTTGTATGCCACACGTAGCAATGTTTGGTTATGGAATAGGACCTGGTGGTGAAGTTACTGATATCATGCCTTTCTTTCAGGCTGGCGTGGTTCATTTAATAGCTTCTGCAGTGCTTGGCTTTGGTGGAATTTACCATTCATTAGCGGGTCCCGAGAAGCTTGAAGAAGCTTTCCCATTCTTCTCTACTGACTGGAGAGATAAAAATCAAATGACCAATATTCTTGGTTATCATTTGTGTGTTCTTGGTGTAGGTGCATTAGCATGGACTGTGAACTGGTGTTTCATTGGTGGTGCTTATGATACTTGGGCACCTGGTGGTGGTGAAGTCAGATTAGTCAATCCAACATTAGATCCAAGGGTTATTCTTGGTTATCTATTTAGATCTCCATGGGGAGGCGCTGGTTCTATAATCGGTGTTAACTCAATTGAAGATATTGTTGGTGGACATGTCTATGTGGGTGTAACTGCAATTATTGGAGGAATATTCCACATTTTTACCAAACCTTTTGGATGGGCTAGAAGAGCATTCATCTGGAACGGTGAAGGTCTATTAAGTTACGCTCTTGGTGGAATTTGTGTAGCAAGTTTTATTGCATCAACATTCATCTGGTTTAACAATACTGCTTACCCATCTGAGTTCTATGGCCCTACAAACGCCGAAGCTTCACAGGCCCAAAGCTTTACTTTCCTAGTGAGAGATCAAAGAATTGGAGCTAATGTAGGTACAACAATGGGACCAACAGGTTTAGGTAAGTATCTCATGAGATCTCCTACAGGTGAAATTATATTTGGTGGTGAAACAATGAGATTTTGGGATTTCAGAGGTCCATGGTTAGAGCCTTTAAGAGGGCCAAACGGATTGAGCCTTGAGAAAATCCAAAATGATATTCAGCCTTGGCAAGTCAGAAGAGCTGCTGAATATATGACTCATGCTCCTAATGCTTCTATCAACTCTGTTGGTGGAATCATTACTGAGCCTAATGCTGTTAACTTCGTTAATTTAAGACAATGGTTAGCTGCAGCTCAATTCTTCCTAGGATGGTTTACATTCATCGGTCATCTTTGGCATGCAGGACGTGCTAGAGCTGCCGCTGCTGGTTTCGAAAAAGGAATCGACAGAAAGAGTGAACCAGCTCTAGAAATGCCAGATTTAGATTAA
- a CDS encoding nucleoside triphosphate pyrophosphatase, with protein MLILASASQSRKKLLENCQIEFIQISSNFDETSIKEKNIFNLALELSFQKANSLSKSIKKISLPEEINYGPLGILGCDSIFEFKGEAYGKPSDKAEAFIRWKKMSGEFGFLHTGHTLIIGNFDSTSNIFKITDTIKKTVSSRVYFSKLEDWEIKTYIDTNEPLYCAGGFALEGIGGKYIEKIEGCFSNVMGLSLPWLRKNLLKQKI; from the coding sequence GTGTTAATTCTAGCCTCTGCTTCTCAATCTAGAAAGAAATTACTTGAAAATTGTCAAATTGAATTTATTCAAATCTCAAGTAATTTTGATGAAACTTCAATAAAAGAAAAGAATATATTTAATTTAGCTTTGGAATTATCTTTTCAAAAGGCTAATAGTTTATCTAAAAGTATAAAAAAAATATCATTGCCCGAAGAGATTAATTATGGTCCTTTGGGAATCCTTGGATGTGATTCAATTTTTGAATTTAAAGGAGAAGCCTATGGAAAACCTTCTGACAAAGCAGAGGCATTTATTAGATGGAAAAAAATGTCTGGAGAATTTGGATTTTTACATACTGGTCATACTTTAATAATTGGAAATTTTGATTCTACTTCAAATATTTTTAAAATCACTGATACAATTAAAAAAACAGTAAGTTCAAGAGTTTATTTTTCCAAGTTGGAAGATTGGGAAATCAAGACTTATATAGATACGAATGAACCTTTATATTGTGCCGGAGGATTTGCTTTGGAAGGAATAGGTGGTAAATATATAGAAAAAATAGAGGGTTGTTTCAGTAATGTAATGGGGTTAAGTTTGCCATGGCTCAGAAAAAATTTACTTAAACAAAAAATATAA